GTCTTTCCGCGTTTGATTTGGCGATTTCTACGGTCGCCAAGTTTTCTCCTTCGGTGGCTGTTGCATTCGCCTGAGATACTCGTATGCGTTGGTCTCGTTGCGCTTCGGCGGCACCGATGTCGCCATCTCGCTCCGCTTCGGCTACTTTAATTTTCGCCTCGGCTATCGCTTTGGATGCAGCTTCTTGTCCCAATGCATCGATGTAACCCGATGCATCAGTGATGTCCTGTACATTTACATTGATCAGGCGAAGCCCCACTTTCTTTAGCTCGACTTCCACACCCGTCGAAATGTTGGCGATCAACTTATCGCGGTCGGTATTGATTTCCTCGATATCCATGGTGGCGATGACCACGCGCATTTGACCGAAAATGATATCTTTGGCCAACTCCTTGATCTCGCCTAGACCGAGACCAAGCAAGCGCTCAGCCGCGTTTTCCATAATGCCTGGTTCGGTTGAAATACCTACTGTAAAAGTAGAGGGTGTATTGACCCGAATATTTTGTTTCGAAAGGGCACCTTCAAGGCGGATGTCAATGGGCAAGGGAGTCAGGTCCAGGTATTGGTAACCCTGAATGACCGGCCAGATAAAGGCCGCACCTCCATGGTAACAATTGGCTGATTTCCCTCCGGCCACTTTCCCGTAAACGACAAGTAATCTGTCTGAAGGGCACCGCTTATAGCGGGTGGCCAGAGTTATTAGGATTCCCAGGATTAAAAATACTACGGCAGCTGCGCCGACTAATTCTACAGGCATGATCGTTAGGTGGTTTGAATTAAAGTTCTTCTACAATAAATGAGGTTTGATCGAGCATTCCCGTGATTTTCACTTTCTGCCCGGGTTTGATTGCACCGGTTGATTGCTTGCGGGCGCTGGCGGTGGTGAAGCGGTCCTGGATATTTACCTGTATCTGTCCGCCTCCGTCTTCATTGTTACCGGGGATTGTAACGTAAACCGTAGCTGTCTGGCCTATCGCGTTTGAGTAATCCAGATTCCCTTTAGATTGAAGCCGGAGTATCGTCAGTATGAGCTTATAAATGCCAAACATAAGAATGACGCCTGCGACAAAGGCTATTGATACCGTCAGCATCAGTGGCAGTCCCGAGTCCAGTGCCACTGCGCCCGCCCATCCGAATGCCAGGAAAAATGCGGATATGGTCTGCACCGAAAAAATACCGAGTCCCGAGGAGTGGTCGGCATCGGTTGAGGTCACGTCAAAGTCGACTCCCAGTGCGTCGCCGCCAATGCCCAATAAGGTCAAAAGTAGCTGAACTACCGTCACCAACAGTGCGATAATTCCGATGCCATAAAATACCTGCTGAACGAGCAAAAGACTGTTTCACCAATCAATCATTGAAAACGGGGTTGGAGTTTCTGGAGGGATGCGAGAATCGCGAATTGTCGGGATTATGTTTCTGTATTGCCGAGTTTGACAAGTGCAAGCTTGGATTAGGTCGAATATTTATTGGTTCTATCGTCTTAAACCCTTCACCCGGTGTTTTATTCAAAGCTCCTTCAGTCTATCCAAACCGGTTGGGTAAAAGCCCCATTCTTGGCAATATCCCAAACTTCTATCCGCACCCATTTTCGGCCGCTTAGGTTTATCCGTTCATCCATATTCAATTTACCAAATTCTGCTGTTTCAGATAAGTCTATGCGTTCTCGCATAATCCTGCTGCCATCCCCTGAAACAATCTCCAAGTGAGAAAGCGGGTAGGTCCATTCCAGGCTAGCCTGAAAACGAACATTTGAAAGATTTCCTGCTGGGAGCGTTTCACCACTTTCCTTTCCGTCGAAGGAGCAATCTGGAATCAGGACTTCACCGGTAGTCACAAAAAAGCTTCCTGACCGAAGAACATCCAGCACGGGTTGCCAACCGTCATCATAAGTAGGCACGGAATCTAGTTTCATGTAGTTGATGTTCATGGCCCCGAATAACTCGTAATCTTTGAAAATCTTGAAGATGTCGACTTCGCCCATCACGTATTTGGGAGTTCCCCAATTTGCCATATCGTCCAGTAAATCCAGCACGCGCCAGCCAAGGGTGTCTCTGGAATAGTCTGCTGGCATGCCCTTCCACGCGGCGCCGAAGAAACGATCACTTTTAAAGAAAGAGGTATCTTTGTACGCATCGGGAAATCCGGTGGAACCCTTGACGCGTGCATGTGCTGTCCAGGCGAGACCGTTTTCGATTTCCAGGAGTTTTAATACATCCTCCGAGCTACCCACATGGTAGACCGTACCATAGCCATCCAGCTCCTGCACGAACGGTTGACCTTCATTCCGATTGAGAACCCAATTCACCTGCTTGGGGAAAAAGCTAAGCCAATGACCACCAAAGTGAACATTGGGCTCTTCGCCGGGGAGCAGCAAAAAGCCGTCGCCGGATAGTCGGGCACATTCCTCGTGCATGACCTTTAACTGCTCCAGGCGCTCCATAGTTCCCAGTCGGGGGGTCGCTCCTCTGTGAAATTCCGCGAGGTGAACGATATCCACACCCATGCGTTTGAAGACATCGACAAATTCCGGATTCAGCAATCCGTTCGGGATTCCCTCGGTTTTTTGTTCCCCCTGCTTCTCGATGTAATCCAAGGAGTGTTCAACATGATAGTGACTGGAAAAAGTCTTGTAGCCGTCCAGCGGTTTGAAGGTGTCGTTTCTTGTGTAGCTGCGAACCGTATCCAGGTTCTGATGACCTGAGCCTTCTGACAAAAATAGCAGCACTCCTAATTTCTGCTTCGTTCCGGGAGGGGCGTTTACCCAGGGAACGTATCGTCGATCACCAATAGGCGGTTGTCGCACTCCGAAGGAAAACCCGTCGATCATGTCGAGGTATTCGTCGCCTGCCCAGTTGTAACCATAGTTTTCCACAAAATCCAAAGGGTAGAGAAATTGATGCGGAAATGGTGAAATCGCTACGGAACCGCTTGGAGATGACAGCGCGATCGATCGATACCGAGTTTGATAGACGCGGGCGGTTTCCTGTTTCACATCCGCTGATTGTGGATTGCCGAGCGAGTCTATCCAATTGAGGCGGAGTCCGTCTGTCTCGGGTACGCTTAGCCCGACATGATAGAGGAACGCGGTCGCTGGTCTCTGTGTGGACACGCGTGCTTCCATCTGAACGAATGGACTGCCTTTATAAAAAATAAATGCCAAACTTCCCGAAAAGTGAGTGCTTGCTAGCCCATCCAATTCTATGACGGCCCGGCTTTCATTGGACGATACTGAAATAGTTTCTGGCGATAGGAATCCTTTCTCAACGGAGTAAGGGCGTGTGGGCACGCGGTCAAAAAAGATCATCCAGCCATCCGGTCGCTTTTCCAGATCTCGGTCTCCGACCCAGAAGAGGTAGTTGGGGTCAATATTACTCAAAATAGGTTTCCCATCCACGCCTATAGCTTTGATCAAGGGCCCGTTGGCTTTTCCCGGGGTGGGAGTGATCTGTAGGTCGATAAAGGCAGTCCCATCTGAAGTGTCCCAGGCCAGAC
The Verrucomicrobiota bacterium DNA segment above includes these coding regions:
- a CDS encoding NfeD family protein, with product MLVQQVFYGIGIIALLVTVVQLLLTLLGIGGDALGVDFDVTSTDADHSSGLGIFSVQTISAFFLAFGWAGAVALDSGLPLMLTVSIAFVAGVILMFGIYKLILTILRLQSKGNLDYSNAIGQTATVYVTIPGNNEDGGGQIQVNIQDRFTTASARKQSTGAIKPGQKVKITGMLDQTSFIVEEL